In Arachis hypogaea cultivar Tifrunner chromosome 17, arahy.Tifrunner.gnm2.J5K5, whole genome shotgun sequence, a single window of DNA contains:
- the LOC112766961 gene encoding exocyst complex component EXO70B1, whose protein sequence is MVQVPVRIPRWLMHQKLWRFVGVVSSIVGLLCYALSRSFNFLFGKWNLVKISIYIVFSFIICLATYFPKVWQHSACLRFRAHIAFLVLTITSVYSFFFDKAVNGKPDAYSIVSCAAFAIMCSSFPRQIHGGFEVDLLYFFLGVFIVQLMKIKVLFGITGVCFSYFVIILRSSLNLTLEDEHFDPCDQNQVVVQVDSQQANDDCSFMMARLSACIERHQRRSYGIMGKILDQVREYGEAIGVPGKVIDHNLAFDALGPGAMDDLHDVAKSTMAAGFGKEFCDAYSNYRRQWLEMCILRLLKLREDRVIDPQTMPSMDYIISRWIIASDVALRILFPSERQICSRIFSGLHSAADACFGQICSEATIQLLKFAEAFAAISLPSCRMFQTFRVFLALNQLIPDFQTLFSDGPSVFLVNEAVTTRNKLREAITGSYTDMKNLIFRSKEAKLVLPSGGVHLITYNVMTYILFSRQSQRKLQQASLEYPMDAGTQSNNIMLLQLLERKLRTNSKKYKDPALGYFFMVNNRSYIENKVKEWELGTFLGDHWGQINTAKVKQNLELYYRSSWNKLLDYLNLDYYGESPAPEVAAEPMKNKLLLFNIHFMETCVAQSTWSVFDEQLREEIRTSIKNMLLPAYGNFIGTIRKVLGMNAYEYIKYTMFDIEARIDGLFYGSIMNQ, encoded by the coding sequence ATGGTACAAGTGCCTGTCCGAATTCCAAGATGGCTTATGCATCAAAAGCTATGGAGATTCGTTGGTGTGGTTTCATCCATAGTTGGCCTGCTCTGTTATGCTCTCAGTAGATCCTTCAATTTTCTATTCGGAAAATGGAACTTGGTGAAAATCTCTATTTACATTGTTTTCAGTTTTATAATCTGCCTTGCCACTTACTTTCCCAAGGTATGGCAACACTCGGCTTGTCTCCGGTTTCGAGCGCATATAGCATTTTTAGTTCTGACCATTACTTCTGTTTACTCATTCTTTTTTGACAAAGCTGTGAATGGGAAACCAGATGCATATAGCATAGTCTCTTGTGCTGCTTTTGCTATAATGTGCTCTAGTTTTCCAAGACAGATCCACGGTGGATTTGAAGTGGATCTGCTATATTTCTTTCTCGGAGTTTTTATTGTGCAACTGATGAAGATAAAAGTATTGTTTGGTATTACTGGGGTCTGTTTCagttattttgttattattcttAGATCTTCGCTAAACCTCACATTAGAAGATGAACATTTTGATCCATGTGATCAAAATCAGGTTGTCGTTCAAGTTGATTCGCAACAAGCCAATGATGATTGCAGTTTTATGATGGCACGGTTAAGTGCTTGTATAGAAAGGCATCAGCGGAGAAGCTATGGTATCATGGGCAAAATTTTGGACCAAGTGAGGGAATACGGTGAAGCCATTGGTGTCCCTGGAAAGGTGATTGACCACAACTTGGCGTTTGATGCACTTGGGCCCGGAGCTATGGATGATCTTCATGATGTTGCCAAGTCCACCATGGCTGCTGGTTTCGGAAAGGAGTTCTGCGATGCATATAGCAATTACAGGAGGCAATGGTTAGAGATGTGCATATTGAGATTGTTGAAGCTTCGAGAGGATAGAGTTATTGACCCTCAAACAATGCCATCCATGGATTACATTATCAGTAGATGGATCATAGCTTCTGATGTTGCCCTAAGGATACTATTTCCCTCGGAAAGGCAAATCTGCAGTCGTATCTTCTCTGGTTTACACTCTGCAGCGGATGCGTGTTTTGGACAAATTTGCTCTGAAGCAACAATTCAGCTGCTGAAATTCGCAGAGGCCTTCGCGGCGATTAGCCTTCCATCATGTCGGATGTTCCAAACCTTCCGCGTTTTTCTTGCATTGAACCAACTGATTCCAGACTTCCAGACATTGTTTTCTGATGGCCCCAGCGTGTTCTTGGTGAATGAAGCTGTCACAACCCGGAACAAATTGAGAGAAGCAATCACAGGCTCTTACACGGATATGAAGAATTTGATTTTCCGTAGCAAGGAGGCTAAGTTAGTTCTTCCAAGTGGTGGGGTTCATCTAATTACCTACAATGTAATGACATATATCCTATTCTCACGGCAGTCGCAAAGGAAGCTTCAGCAGGCTTCGCTAGAATACCCGATGGATGCCGGAACCCAATCGAATAATATTATGTTGTTGCAGTTATTAGAGAGAAAATTGAGAACCAACTCCAAGAAGTACAAGGACCCTGCTTTGGGCTATTTTTTCATGGTGAATAATAGGAGTTACATAGAAAACAAGGTAAAAGAGTGGGAGCTGGGAACCTTTTTGGGAGATCATTGGGGCCAAATTAACACTGCAAAAGTGAAGCAAAACCTTGAGCTATATTACAGAAGTTCTTGGAACAAGTTGCTAGACTATCTGAATCTAGACTACTATGGCGAGTCGCCGGCACCTGAGGTTGCCGCAGAGCCAATGAAGAATAAACTGCTGTTGTTCAACATTCATTTCATGGAGACATGCGTTGCTCAATCTACATGGTCCGTCTTTGATGAGCAGCTAAGGGAAGAAATTAGGACTTCAATAAAAAACATGTTGCTGCCAGCATATGGAAACTTCATTGGGACGATTCGTAAAGTTCTTGGAATGAATGCTTATGAGTATATTAAGTATACAATGTTTGACATTGAAGCTCGAATCGACGGTTTATTTTATGGAAGTATCATGAATCAATGA
- the LOC140180535 gene encoding exocyst complex component EXO70B1-like, translated as MTPLSVQIPSWLMHQKLWRFLGFASSIVGLLCYALSTSFNFLFGKWNLAKISIYIVFSLIICLATFFAKVWQYSASLRLRAHMTFLVLTVTSVYSFFFDKAANGDPDAYSIVSCASFAIMWFSLSRQIHCGFEVDMLYFFLGVLIIQLMKIRFLLSIVAICFSYFLIILRSSLDASTVTESEYLELHDQNHVSIQVESDSQQSNIHRIIMTKLMDCVEALQKRKAALVQTIFEEYNNATNNTMLVTDYNFLLDTLPQGVVNDLHEAVKSAVAFGLVKECSDAYIDCRREFLEECLARLLELDTVKIDHPNTLPTPYFMVKRWAETCNVAFRILFPFERRLCDRVFFGLRSVSDVCFANICRESATQLLNFAEAFTSVSSSFDQIFIIVHIFRALCDLIPHLQTLFCDSLTMFLVKEAITIQNNLREAIEGCYTEVKNMIFRSKKAKFVFPNGGIHPLTMDVLAYVELFCEPFLQKYVQGSDRAGTSFSFSVEMVSMLKILERKLRTKSKNYKDPTLCYFFMMINRRYIQNFVKQRHFVTHLSNDWVQNNTQKAEQNLELYYKSSWNMVVDYLKLYNDESLVPAVPAESMKEKLILFNSHFRKICTLQSTWFVGKEQLRKEIITSVENMLLPAYGNFIGKFHNVLAADAYEYIEYGMFDIQARLNGLFRGSMN; from the coding sequence ATGACACCTCTATCTGTCCAAATTCCAAGTTGGCTTATGCACCAAAAGCTATGGAGATTCCTTGGTTTTGCTTCATCCATAGTTGGATTACTCTGTTACGCTCTTAGTACATCCTTCAACTTTCTATTCGGAAAATGGAACTTGGCGAAAATCTCTATTTACATTGTTTTCAGTCTTATAATCTGCCTTGCCACTTTCTTTGCCAAGGTATGGCAATACTCTGCAAGTCTCCGATTAAGAGCTCACATGACATTTTTAGTTCTGACCGTTACTTCTGTTTACTCATTCTTTTTCGATAAAGCTGCGAATGGGGATCCGGATGCATATAGCATAGTTTCTTGTGCTTCTTTTGCTATAATGTGGTTTAGTTTGTCAAGACAAATTCATTGTGGATTTGAGGTAGACATGTTATATTTCTTTCTGGGAGTTCTCATAATACAACTGATGAAGATAAGATTCTTGTTGAGTATAGTTGCGATATGTTTCAGCTATTTCCTCATCATTCTTCGATCCTCTCTAGATGCATCAACAGTCACAGAGAGTGAATATTTGGAACTCCATGACCAAAATCATGTGTCAATTCAAGTGGAATCTGATTCACAACAATCCAACATTCATAGAATCATCATGACAAAACTCATGGATTGTGTTGAGGCGCTTCAGAAGAGAAAAGCTGCACTAGTGCAAACCATTTTTGAGGAATACAATAATGCTACTAATAACACTATGTTGGTGACTGATTACAATTTCTTGCTTGATACGCTACCACAGGGAGTTGTAAATGACCTTCATGAAGCTGTCAAATCTGCAGtggcttttggattggtgaaggAATGCTCTGATGCCTACATCGATTGCCGGAGGGAATTCTTGGAGGAGTGTCTAGCAAGATTGTTGGAGTTGGACACTGTCAAGATTGACCACCCTAACACACTACCAACTCCATATTTCATGGTTAAGAGATGGGCTGAAACCTGCAATGTTGCATTCAGAATACTGTTCCCATTCGAAAGACGACTCTGCGATCGTGTCTTCTTTGGGCTACGCTCAGTTTCTGATGTTTGTTTTGCAAATATTTGCCGGGAATCCGCGACTCAGCTGTTAAATTTTGCTGAAGCCTTTACAAGTGTGAGCAGTTCATTTGATCAAATATTCATCATTGTTCACATTTTTCGGGCATTGTGTGACCTGATTCCACACTTGCAGACATTGTTTTGTGATAGCCTCACTATGTTCTTGGTGAAGGAAGCTATTACAATCCAGAACAACTTGAGAGAAGCAATAGAGGGTTGTTACACGGAGGTGAAGAATATGATTTTCCGTAGTAAGAAGGCTAAGTTTGTTTTTCCCAATGGCGGAATTCATCCATTAACAATGGATGTCCTGGCATATGTCGAGTTATTTTGCGAgccatttttacaaaaatatgtgCAGGGTTCTGATAGAGCTGGAACATCGTTTTCATTCTCTGTGGAGATGGTTTCTATGTTGAAGATTTTAGAGAGAAAACTGAGAACTAAATCCAAGAACTACAAGGATCCTACTTTGTGCTATTTCTTCATGATGATTAATAGAAGGTACATACAAAACTTTGTAAAACAACGGCATTTCGTAACCCATTTGAGCAATGATTGGGTCCAAAATAATACACAGAAAGCTGAGCAAAACCTTGAGCTCTATTACAAAAGCTCATGGAACATGGTGGTTGATTATCTGAAGCTGTACAACGATGAGTCTTTGGTGCCTGCTGTTCCTGCTGAATCAATGAAAGAGAAACTTATTTTGTTCAATTCACACTTCAGGAAGATATGCACTCTTCAATCTACATGGTTTGTTGGTAAAGAGCAACTTAGGAAAGAAATAATAACATCCGTAGAGAACATGTTGCTTCCAGCATATGGAAACTTCATTGGGAAGTTCCATAATGTTCTTGCTGCAGATGCATATGAGTATATAGAGTACGGAATGTTTGATATACAAGCTCGACTTAACGGTTTATTTAGAGGAAGTATGAATTAG
- the LOC112766854 gene encoding exocyst complex component EXO70B1, with translation MAENNGEEKLLAVARHIAKTLGHNTNMADDILQIFSNFDGRFSKENLADKVADGDPRACAALDHSLKSLDRRISQFVSSDRPIWADSADAVAFLDAVDELVAAVAEWSQLSTDKAFGACLARAEDMLQHAMFRLEDEFRSLMERAGESFDLTPPYRNGVESVENIPFDSEEEENELETAVNDGAEEDQIPVALPVTDYDIVIDALPAGTINDLHEIARRMVAGGFGKECSHVYSSCRREFLEESLSRLGLQKLSIEEVHKMPWQDLEDEIERWIKASNVSLKILFPSERRLCDRVFFGFSAAADLSFMEVCRGSTIQLLNFADAVAIGSRSPERLFRILDVFETLRDLIPEFEALFSDQYSVSLRNEAITIWKRLGEAIRGIFMELENLIRRDPAKVGVPGGGLHPITRYVMNYLRAACRSRQTLEQVFEDYGHPLKDYPKLDDRVAPNSSLSVQMDWIMELLESNLEAKSKIYNDPALCYVFLMNNGRYIVQKAKDSELGTLLGDDWIRKHTAKVRQYHVQYQRSSWNKVLGILKLDGSSNGSLGPNGPAKSMKEKLKMFNTQFENLCRVQSSWFVFDEQLREEIRIALEKILLPAYGSFIGRFHTELGKNADKYVKYGVEDIEVKLNDLFQGSSGSTGSRK, from the coding sequence ATGGCTGAGAACAACGGGGAAGAGAAATTACTCGCTGTGGCGCGACATATAGCTAAGACGCTGGGCCACAACACCAACATGGCTGATGATATACTCCAAATATTTTCGAATTTTGATGGAAGGTTCTCGAAGGAGAATTTAGCAGACAAGGTTGCAGATGGTGATCCCAGGGCCTGCGCCGCACTTGATCATTCCCTGAAGTCTCTTGACCGTCGGATCTCACAGTTTGTGTCATCCGACCGTCCGATCTGGGCCGACTCCGCCGACGCTGTTGCTTTTCTTGACGCCGTTGACGAGCTCGTCGCCGCCGTCGCCGAGTGGTCGCAGCTCTCAACAGACAAGGCTTTTGGCGCGTGCCTCGCACGTGCCGAGGACATGCTGCAGCACGCCATGTTCCGACTCGAGGATGAGTTCCGGTCGCTCATGGAGCGCGCTGGAGAGTCTTTTGACCTGACTCCGCCGTACCGAAACGGCGTCGAGTCGGTGGAGAATATTCCATTCGATTCGGAGGAAGAGGAGAACGAGCTGGAGACGGCAGTGAACGACGGAGCAGAAGAGGATCAGATCCCGGTGGCTCTGCCCGTGACGGACTACGACATCGTAATCGACGCGCTCCCCGCGGGGACGATCAACGACCTGCACGAGATCGCGCGGCGCATGGTGGCCGGAGGTTTTGGGAAAGAGTGCTCGCACGTATACAGCAGTTGCAGGAGGGAGTTCTTGGAGGAGAGTCTCTCACGATTAGGGTTACAGAAGCTGAGCATCGAGGAGGTTCACAAGATGCCATGGCAGGACCTCGAGGACGAGATCGAGAGGTGGATTAAGGCCTCCAACGTCTCCCTCAAGATCCTGTTCCCGAGTGAACGAAGACTATGCGACCGTGTGTTCTTTGGATTCTCCGCCGCTGCTGACCTCTCCTTCATGGAGGTTTGCCGCGGATCTACAATTCAGCTTCTGAATTTCGCGGACGCTGTCGCTATCGGGAGCCGCTCGCCTGAGCGGCTGTTTAGGATCCTCGACGTGTTTGAAACACTGCGTGACCTCATTCCGGAATTCGAAGCCCTGTTCTCGGATCAGTACAGCGTTTCGCTCAGGAACGAAGCAATTACTATTTGGAAGAGGTTGGGGGAAGCAATTAGGGGAATTTTCATGGAGCTGGAGAATCTAATTCGCCGCGATCCGGCTAAGGTTGGGGTTCCCGGTGGGGGCCTACATCCAATCACACGCTACGTGATGAACTACCTACGCGCTGCTTGCCGGTCACGGCAGACATTGGAGCAAGTTTTTGAAGACTATGGACATCCGTTGAAGGATTACCCTAAGCTTGATGATAGGGTCGCACCCAATTCTTCACTCTCTGTGCAAATGGATTGGATAATGGAGCTGTTGGAGAGCAATTTGGAGGCAAAGTCCAAAATCTACAATGATCCTGCATTGTGCTATGTCTTCTTGATGAACAATGGGAGGTACATTGTTCAGAAGGCGAAAGATAGTGAATTGGGAACTCTCTTGGGCGACGATTGGATCCGAAAACACACCGCAAAAGTTAGGCAGTACCATGTGCAATACCAGAGGAGTTCGTGGAACAAAGTTCTGGGGATTTTAAAGCTTGATGGTAGTAGTAACGGGTCATTGGGGCCTAATGGTCCAGCAAAGTCAATGAAAGAGAAACTAAAAATGTTCAACACACAGTTTGAGAATTTATGCAGGGTTCAGTCTTCTTGGTTTGTTTTCGATGAGCAGCTTAGGGAAGAAATAAGAATTGCCCTTGAGAAGATCTTGTTGCCTGCGTACGGAAGCTTCATTGGAAGGTTCCATACGGAACTTGGCAAGAATGCTGATAAGTACGTTAAGTATGGAGTAGAGGACATCGAAGTAAAGCTCAACGATTTATTTCAGGGTAGCAGTGGATCAACCGGTAGCCGAAAGTGA